GCCGGCGACGCGGGACATGCAGTGATAGACCGCAGGGAGGGAAGGATCGGACTTGATGCGCGGGGTTCTCATGGGGTGGTGGTGGATGACGCGGGAAGATTGTGTAAGCGGGGTGTGTGTTGGGTCAATTTAAAATGCCTGGCTCTTAGATCAGCATTTGAAGGGTACTGGGCTGGGTTGAGGGTCAATCTAAAATGACCGGCGTTTTAAACAGAAAATGTCAGTTTTATTGAGCCGGTCCCATTGTTGAAGTTGACCATTCTAGAATCGCCGGAGGCATGGCGGCCTGAAATAGTCAGGGATGGTGACTTTGGGCTACTTGGCGGACTCCAGGCAATTCCTGCCGGAATTGGCGCGATGGCATCACGAGGAGTGGGGATGGCTGCATCCGGGAGACACCGTGGAAGCGCGGGCTGTGCGTCTGGAGGGGGAATGCGGGCGGGGAGCGATTCCGACGGTGCTGGTGGCGATGGAGGGGCAGAAGTTGCTCGGTTCCTCGATGCTGGTGGCGCAGGACATGGAGTCGCGTCCGCAATGGTCGCCGTGGCTGGCCAGCGTGTTCGTGGCGCCGGATCGCCGGGGTGAGGGGATCGGGACGGCGCTGGTCCGGCGGGCCATGGAGGAGGCGGCACGGATGAAGGTCGGACGGCTCTATCTCTATACGCCCAGCGCGGAGCGGTTTTACACCCGCCTGGGATGGTCGTTGATCGAGAGGACGCCGTACCACGGCGCGGAGGTGGCGGTGATGCAGTTCGAGTTTCCAGGGTGAGGTGTGGGTCTGGCGGTGTCCTTGCCGGGAATCCCTGCCAGGCCGCAGGCTTGAAGCAGGGTCGGGGGCGCTGGCTGGATCTTTTCGGGCAAGACTCTGCAAGGAGATGGCGGGTCGTTTTGAACGGAGGATTGATGCGGGAACGGCGGTCTTCAGGCGGGTTGCGAATGCAACGGCCGATGTTTGCCACGCCGTGCATCCCGAAGTTGTGGGGAGATGTGCGAGTTTCGCGATGCGTCGTCTCGGAGGGCCGAGTTCCACGAGGCCGCAGCGGAGTGGGGCAATGGGTTGAGGACTCGCGGAGCTCGTCCCTCCGATTCGCTGCCTCCTCACCCACAACTCCGGGATGCACCGTTTGCCACGGGGATTCCCGGTTCCCACTGGTCTTGGGGGAGCGGGTTCTGACAGGATGTTGTCCCGTGGACGTTGCCAATGGAATGGCGCAGCCTGCGTCGTCGCGATGGAGGGCGGCGTGGCCCGATGCCGTGGCGTTCGTGATGGGGCTTGGGGTGGCGGGGGT
Above is a genomic segment from Verrucomicrobiia bacterium containing:
- a CDS encoding GNAT family N-acetyltransferase, producing the protein MTLGYLADSRQFLPELARWHHEEWGWLHPGDTVEARAVRLEGECGRGAIPTVLVAMEGQKLLGSSMLVAQDMESRPQWSPWLASVFVAPDRRGEGIGTALVRRAMEEAARMKVGRLYLYTPSAERFYTRLGWSLIERTPYHGAEVAVMQFEFPG